One Eurosta solidaginis isolate ZX-2024a chromosome 5, ASM4086904v1, whole genome shotgun sequence DNA segment encodes these proteins:
- the Nprl3 gene encoding GATOR complex protein NPRL3 isoform X4, protein MISMRLDMDKASLPRALDFVGIGISCATTFDIAKVANVKLFFVLYLFYFIHSNDNLIKMEVNPITVMLVYMDSKGDRLLFRYPYENVRKDKPPLHGMSLAVSVPVLNNPPLVDVPMSSSTTSLVSQVSVESNRKRNPYAISSNDELLQTMPPPNAVSPTLFGVFNYTSNSAPKGQLEGFTDEVLSTLFAVKQQLCNQKLELKVNDVRFVSHPTLIPRNEQRSNSSVSGGTNITQNSVTTNVTTGNATTSNVALTLPLPKSQSQPQQMLINIVFALHAQASYSIVKCYYELSKRLGLALRVEEQRTRYCTDETMLMARTHDELSSQQLPLERTFDAIVEHCSLAQALKSIYHDLCTTGLLNTTLNQYLTVSFCLPQKAHQLHKKGSMVDPEVIDRCLRSLKPYHGMLLVDYAELLDCVPPRAARMLLQLVEIYTPLMSLQMLASEADMSIEHVYKIVSHLVYWGKATIIYPLCETNVYVIAPDAPLHTKSHLVEKFSARFAGMSLFDAISNFSRPTSIGHLTTPLQQSARQGMLAQMVVWMLQHHLLMQLHTYVQFMPSDLDDFYGGVSSMNVAEGSDDCLAYGDGRAVQEHKSSMMDLQDAPNAHNSMSVGSVGHTGELMTSPMSRSINVSDDELIWPVAVC, encoded by the exons ATGATTTCCATGAGGTTGGATATGGATAAGGCAAGTTTGCCTCGAGCTCTAGATTTTGTTGGCATTGGTATTTCCTGCGCTACGACATTTGACATTGCAAAAGTTGCAAATGTAAAATTGTTCTTtgtgctttatttattttattttattcattcaaacgataatttaataaaaatggaaGTGAATCCAATCACAGTAATGCTCGTTTATATGGACAGTAAAGGTGATCGTCTTCTATTTCGCTACCCATATGAAAATGTGCGGAAAG ATAAACCACCGCTGCATGGTATGTCCTTAGCTGTATCAGTGCCGGTTTTGAATAATCCACCATTGGTGGATGTACCCATGAGTAGCTCCACAACATCATTAGTTTCACAAGTATCTGTAGAATCGAATAGAAAACGTAATCCATATGCTATTAGCAGCAACGACGAACTATTACAAACTATGCCGCCACCAAATGCTGTATCCCCCACATTATTCGGTGTTTTTAATTATACGAGCAATAGTGCACCCAAAGGACAATTAGAAGGCTTCACCGATGAAGTGCTTTCAACTTTGTTCGCTGTAAAACAACAATTGTGCAACCAAAAATTAGAATTAAAGGTAAATGATGTACGCTTTGTGTCACATCCAACGTTGATACCACGCAATGAGCAACGTAGCAATAGTAGTGTTAGCGGAGGTACAAATATAACGCAGAATTCAGTAACAACGAATGTGACAACTGGTAATGCCACAACATCAAATGTAGCACTTACATTGCCACTACCAAAATCACAATCGCAACCACAACAAATGCTTATAAATATTGTTTTTGCTTTACATGCCCAAGCCAGTTATTCAATAGTAAAATGCTATTATGAATTGAGCAAGCGACTGGGATTGGCTTTGCGTGTTGAAGAGCAACGTACTAGATATTGTACTGACGAAACAATGCTTATGGCACGCACTCATGACGAACTCTCCTCACAGCAGCTACCATTGGAACGTACTTTTGATGCAATTGTCGAACATTGTAGTTTAGCACAAGCACTTAAATCAATTTATCATGATTTATGTACCACTGGTTTATTGAATACAACTTTGAATCAATATTTGACGGTTAGTTTTTGCCTACCACAAAAAGCGCATCAGCTACATAAAAAAGGTAGCATGGTTGATCCGGAGGTTATTGATCGTTGCTTGCGTTCGCTCAAACCTTATCATGGCATGTTGTTGGTTGACTATGCAGAATTGCTCGACTGTGTGCCGCCACGTGCAGCGCGTATGTTGCTGCAATTAGTAGAAATTTATACACCGTTAATGAGCTTACAAATGTTAGCATCCGAGGCAGATATGAGTATTGAACATGTTTATAAAATCGTTTCACATTTGGTTTATTGGGGTAAAGCCACAATAATTTATCCACTTTGCGAAACGAATGTGTATGTTATTGCGCCTGATGCTCCACTTCATACCAAATCTCATTTGGTGGAGAAATTTTCAGCACGTTTTGCTGGTATGTCGCTGTTCGATGCCATTTCAAACTTTTCACGACCCACATCTATTGGTCATCTTACAACACCATTACAACAGTCAGCACGCCAGGGTATGCTTGCACAAATGGTGGTATGGATGCTGCAACACCATCTTCTAAtgcaattacatacatatgtacaatttaTGCCAAGCGATTTGGATGATTTTTATGGTGGAGTGAGTAGTATGAATGTGGCGGAAGGTAGTGATGATTGTTTGGCATATGGAGATGGTAGGGCCGTTCAGGAACATAAATCATCAATGATGGATTTACAAGATGCCCCGAATGCGCATAATTCAATGAGTGTTGGATCCGTTGGACATACGGGAGAATTGATGACATCGCCAATGAGTAGGAGCATAAATGTCAGTGATGATGAACT tatATGGCCTGTTGCCGTGTGCTAA
- the Nprl3 gene encoding GATOR complex protein NPRL3 isoform X3 → MISMRLDMDKASLPRALDFVGIGISCATTFDIAKVANVKLFFVLYLFYFIHSNDNLIKMEVNPITVMLVYMDSKGDRLLFRYPYENVRKDKPPLHGMSLAVSVPVLNNPPLVDVPMSSSTTSLVSQVSVESNRKRNPYAISSNDELLQTMPPPNAVSPTLFGVFNYTSNSAPKGQLEGFTDEVLSTLFAVKQQLCNQKLELKVNDVRFVSHPTLIPRNEQRSNSSVSGGTNITQNSVTTNVTTGNATTSNVALTLPLPKSQSQPQQMLINIVFALHAQASYSIVKCYYELSKRLGLALRVEEQRTRYCTDETMLMARTHDELSSQQLPLERTFDAIVEHCSLAQALKSIYHDLCTTGLLNTTLNQYLTVSFCLPQKAHQLHKKGSMVDPEVIDRCLRSLKPYHGMLLVDYAELLDCVPPRAARMLLQLVEIYTPLMSLQMLASEADMSIEHVYKIVSHLVYWGKATIIYPLCETNVYVIAPDAPLHTKSHLVEKFSARFAGMSLFDAISNFSRPTSIGHLTTPLQQSARQGMLAQMVVWMLQHHLLMQLHTYVQFMPSDLDDFYGGVSSMNVAEGSDDCLAYGDGRAVQEHKSSMMDLQDAPNAHNSMSVGSVGHTGELMTSPMSRSINVSDDELEHIVLTI, encoded by the exons ATGATTTCCATGAGGTTGGATATGGATAAGGCAAGTTTGCCTCGAGCTCTAGATTTTGTTGGCATTGGTATTTCCTGCGCTACGACATTTGACATTGCAAAAGTTGCAAATGTAAAATTGTTCTTtgtgctttatttattttattttattcattcaaacgataatttaataaaaatggaaGTGAATCCAATCACAGTAATGCTCGTTTATATGGACAGTAAAGGTGATCGTCTTCTATTTCGCTACCCATATGAAAATGTGCGGAAAG ATAAACCACCGCTGCATGGTATGTCCTTAGCTGTATCAGTGCCGGTTTTGAATAATCCACCATTGGTGGATGTACCCATGAGTAGCTCCACAACATCATTAGTTTCACAAGTATCTGTAGAATCGAATAGAAAACGTAATCCATATGCTATTAGCAGCAACGACGAACTATTACAAACTATGCCGCCACCAAATGCTGTATCCCCCACATTATTCGGTGTTTTTAATTATACGAGCAATAGTGCACCCAAAGGACAATTAGAAGGCTTCACCGATGAAGTGCTTTCAACTTTGTTCGCTGTAAAACAACAATTGTGCAACCAAAAATTAGAATTAAAGGTAAATGATGTACGCTTTGTGTCACATCCAACGTTGATACCACGCAATGAGCAACGTAGCAATAGTAGTGTTAGCGGAGGTACAAATATAACGCAGAATTCAGTAACAACGAATGTGACAACTGGTAATGCCACAACATCAAATGTAGCACTTACATTGCCACTACCAAAATCACAATCGCAACCACAACAAATGCTTATAAATATTGTTTTTGCTTTACATGCCCAAGCCAGTTATTCAATAGTAAAATGCTATTATGAATTGAGCAAGCGACTGGGATTGGCTTTGCGTGTTGAAGAGCAACGTACTAGATATTGTACTGACGAAACAATGCTTATGGCACGCACTCATGACGAACTCTCCTCACAGCAGCTACCATTGGAACGTACTTTTGATGCAATTGTCGAACATTGTAGTTTAGCACAAGCACTTAAATCAATTTATCATGATTTATGTACCACTGGTTTATTGAATACAACTTTGAATCAATATTTGACGGTTAGTTTTTGCCTACCACAAAAAGCGCATCAGCTACATAAAAAAGGTAGCATGGTTGATCCGGAGGTTATTGATCGTTGCTTGCGTTCGCTCAAACCTTATCATGGCATGTTGTTGGTTGACTATGCAGAATTGCTCGACTGTGTGCCGCCACGTGCAGCGCGTATGTTGCTGCAATTAGTAGAAATTTATACACCGTTAATGAGCTTACAAATGTTAGCATCCGAGGCAGATATGAGTATTGAACATGTTTATAAAATCGTTTCACATTTGGTTTATTGGGGTAAAGCCACAATAATTTATCCACTTTGCGAAACGAATGTGTATGTTATTGCGCCTGATGCTCCACTTCATACCAAATCTCATTTGGTGGAGAAATTTTCAGCACGTTTTGCTGGTATGTCGCTGTTCGATGCCATTTCAAACTTTTCACGACCCACATCTATTGGTCATCTTACAACACCATTACAACAGTCAGCACGCCAGGGTATGCTTGCACAAATGGTGGTATGGATGCTGCAACACCATCTTCTAAtgcaattacatacatatgtacaatttaTGCCAAGCGATTTGGATGATTTTTATGGTGGAGTGAGTAGTATGAATGTGGCGGAAGGTAGTGATGATTGTTTGGCATATGGAGATGGTAGGGCCGTTCAGGAACATAAATCATCAATGATGGATTTACAAGATGCCCCGAATGCGCATAATTCAATGAGTGTTGGATCCGTTGGACATACGGGAGAATTGATGACATCGCCAATGAGTAGGAGCATAAATGTCAGTGATGATGAACT
- the Nprl3 gene encoding GATOR complex protein NPRL3 isoform X2 — MISMRLDMDKASLPRALDFVGIGISCATTFDIAKVANVKLFFVLYLFYFIHSNDNLIKMEVNPITVMLVYMDSKGDRLLFRYPYENVRKDKPPLHGMSLAVSVPVLNNPPLVDVPMSSSTTSLVSQVSVESNRKRNPYAISSNDELLQTMPPPNAVSPTLFGVFNYTSNSAPKGQLEGFTDEVLSTLFAVKQQLCNQKLELKVNDVRFVSHPTLIPRNEQRSNSSVSGGTNITQNSVTTNVTTGNATTSNVALTLPLPKSQSQPQQMLINIVFALHAQASYSIVKCYYELSKRLGLALRVEEQRTRYCTDETMLMARTHDELSSQQLPLERTFDAIVEHCSLAQALKSIYHDLCTTGLLNTTLNQYLTVSFCLPQKAHQLHKKGSMVDPEVIDRCLRSLKPYHGMLLVDYAELLDCVPPRAARMLLQLVEIYTPLMSLQMLASEADMSIEHVYKIVSHLVYWGKATIIYPLCETNVYVIAPDAPLHTKSHLVEKFSARFAGMSLFDAISNFSRPTSIGHLTTPLQQSARQGMLAQMVVWMLQHHLLMQLHTYVQFMPSDLDDFYGGVSSMNVAEGSDDCLAYGDGRAVQEHKSSMMDLQDAPNAHNSMSVGSVGHTGELMTSPMSRSINVSDDELLWIWRKTKNQLVGYGMVMALALWYGTINRKH; from the exons ATGATTTCCATGAGGTTGGATATGGATAAGGCAAGTTTGCCTCGAGCTCTAGATTTTGTTGGCATTGGTATTTCCTGCGCTACGACATTTGACATTGCAAAAGTTGCAAATGTAAAATTGTTCTTtgtgctttatttattttattttattcattcaaacgataatttaataaaaatggaaGTGAATCCAATCACAGTAATGCTCGTTTATATGGACAGTAAAGGTGATCGTCTTCTATTTCGCTACCCATATGAAAATGTGCGGAAAG ATAAACCACCGCTGCATGGTATGTCCTTAGCTGTATCAGTGCCGGTTTTGAATAATCCACCATTGGTGGATGTACCCATGAGTAGCTCCACAACATCATTAGTTTCACAAGTATCTGTAGAATCGAATAGAAAACGTAATCCATATGCTATTAGCAGCAACGACGAACTATTACAAACTATGCCGCCACCAAATGCTGTATCCCCCACATTATTCGGTGTTTTTAATTATACGAGCAATAGTGCACCCAAAGGACAATTAGAAGGCTTCACCGATGAAGTGCTTTCAACTTTGTTCGCTGTAAAACAACAATTGTGCAACCAAAAATTAGAATTAAAGGTAAATGATGTACGCTTTGTGTCACATCCAACGTTGATACCACGCAATGAGCAACGTAGCAATAGTAGTGTTAGCGGAGGTACAAATATAACGCAGAATTCAGTAACAACGAATGTGACAACTGGTAATGCCACAACATCAAATGTAGCACTTACATTGCCACTACCAAAATCACAATCGCAACCACAACAAATGCTTATAAATATTGTTTTTGCTTTACATGCCCAAGCCAGTTATTCAATAGTAAAATGCTATTATGAATTGAGCAAGCGACTGGGATTGGCTTTGCGTGTTGAAGAGCAACGTACTAGATATTGTACTGACGAAACAATGCTTATGGCACGCACTCATGACGAACTCTCCTCACAGCAGCTACCATTGGAACGTACTTTTGATGCAATTGTCGAACATTGTAGTTTAGCACAAGCACTTAAATCAATTTATCATGATTTATGTACCACTGGTTTATTGAATACAACTTTGAATCAATATTTGACGGTTAGTTTTTGCCTACCACAAAAAGCGCATCAGCTACATAAAAAAGGTAGCATGGTTGATCCGGAGGTTATTGATCGTTGCTTGCGTTCGCTCAAACCTTATCATGGCATGTTGTTGGTTGACTATGCAGAATTGCTCGACTGTGTGCCGCCACGTGCAGCGCGTATGTTGCTGCAATTAGTAGAAATTTATACACCGTTAATGAGCTTACAAATGTTAGCATCCGAGGCAGATATGAGTATTGAACATGTTTATAAAATCGTTTCACATTTGGTTTATTGGGGTAAAGCCACAATAATTTATCCACTTTGCGAAACGAATGTGTATGTTATTGCGCCTGATGCTCCACTTCATACCAAATCTCATTTGGTGGAGAAATTTTCAGCACGTTTTGCTGGTATGTCGCTGTTCGATGCCATTTCAAACTTTTCACGACCCACATCTATTGGTCATCTTACAACACCATTACAACAGTCAGCACGCCAGGGTATGCTTGCACAAATGGTGGTATGGATGCTGCAACACCATCTTCTAAtgcaattacatacatatgtacaatttaTGCCAAGCGATTTGGATGATTTTTATGGTGGAGTGAGTAGTATGAATGTGGCGGAAGGTAGTGATGATTGTTTGGCATATGGAGATGGTAGGGCCGTTCAGGAACATAAATCATCAATGATGGATTTACAAGATGCCCCGAATGCGCATAATTCAATGAGTGTTGGATCCGTTGGACATACGGGAGAATTGATGACATCGCCAATGAGTAGGAGCATAAATGTCAGTGATGATGAACT